From the Paludibacterium paludis genome, one window contains:
- a CDS encoding deacetylase: MKKHFLITIDTEGDDLWGNAATLTTRNAGFLERFQTLCERFGFKPCYLTNHEMAIDPVYQAFARDVISRETAEIGMHLHAWNSPPLHPETDHGGEDKAYLIEYPLEVMRAKIATMTHLLEDTFGVKMVSHRAGRWAFDGRYAKLLVEHGYKVDCSVTPHVDWSQTRGARQGRGGTDYREFPESAYWLDECDIGQAGSLPLLEIPMTTRPKYSSIVQGLKDTVNRLRGKSRPRSMSWLRPRGGNAREMITLADRVGAGGSDYLEFMLHSSEFMPGGSPTFRTEADIEELYRDLEALFTHLARDYSGATLAEYHAGHVERHGLPAAAASRA, encoded by the coding sequence ATGAAAAAGCACTTTCTTATCACCATCGACACGGAAGGCGACGACCTGTGGGGCAATGCAGCCACGCTGACTACCCGCAACGCCGGTTTTCTCGAGCGCTTCCAGACATTGTGCGAACGCTTCGGCTTCAAGCCGTGCTATCTGACCAACCACGAAATGGCGATCGATCCAGTCTACCAGGCTTTCGCCCGGGACGTGATCTCCCGGGAAACAGCGGAGATCGGCATGCATCTGCATGCCTGGAACAGTCCTCCTCTGCATCCTGAAACCGACCACGGTGGCGAGGACAAAGCTTACCTGATCGAATACCCGCTGGAAGTCATGCGCGCCAAGATAGCCACCATGACCCATCTTCTGGAGGATACGTTCGGGGTCAAGATGGTCAGCCACCGCGCCGGACGCTGGGCCTTCGACGGCCGCTATGCCAAGCTGCTGGTGGAACACGGGTACAAGGTGGACTGCTCGGTGACTCCGCATGTCGACTGGAGCCAGACAAGAGGAGCCCGTCAGGGTCGGGGAGGAACCGACTACAGAGAATTCCCGGAGTCGGCTTACTGGCTCGACGAATGTGATATCGGCCAAGCCGGCTCGCTGCCACTGCTGGAAATTCCTATGACAACACGTCCGAAATATTCATCTATCGTGCAAGGACTCAAGGACACGGTGAATCGCCTGCGCGGCAAGTCGCGCCCCCGCTCCATGAGCTGGTTGCGTCCGCGTGGAGGTAACGCCAGGGAAATGATCACACTCGCCGACCGGGTTGGCGCTGGCGGGTCCGACTACCTGGAGTTCATGCTGCACTCGTCGGAATTCATGCCTGGCGGCAGCCCGACATTCAGGACGGAGGCGGATATCGAAGAGCTCTACCGGGACCTTGAAGCCCTGTTCACGCATCTGGCGCGAGATTATTCAGGAGCGACGCTCGCGGAATACCACGCTGGCCATGTCGAACGTCACGGCTTGCCGGCCGCGGCGGCAAGCCGCGCGTAA
- a CDS encoding glycosyltransferase produces the protein MSVCHVAFIIDGLAGGGAEKVVLTLAGGMLARGLDVTLISLRAEMAYTLPDGVRFIQLEDRYRGPLRRQTEIRRRARALDAAVAGLPSPPQLIISNLPKTDRIVAASSLGTRAWYCLHGAVAKTQLERRSGLARILKKHQLKNTYGNNKLIAVGRGVARDILESGGIQPAKLEIIDNPVDLPTVRQLAMEPCPMDGERFIVHVGRFHPVKRHDRLLEAFASANYPGKLVLVGKGSHEETADLKQRALALGISPRVVLAGFQSNPYPWMRAAEALVLSSDHEGFGLVLVEAMACGTPVVSTRYHPDGPNDILQGELARWIVEPSCGDLARAIDEVTTVPPAIPEALLRRFSVESIVDRYLALANGQSKAAS, from the coding sequence ATGAGCGTATGTCATGTCGCTTTCATTATCGACGGACTCGCAGGCGGGGGGGCTGAGAAGGTCGTGCTGACGCTGGCTGGCGGCATGCTCGCTCGCGGCCTCGATGTGACCCTCATCTCATTACGCGCGGAAATGGCTTATACCCTGCCCGACGGCGTGCGCTTTATCCAGCTCGAGGATCGGTACCGGGGGCCGCTGCGCCGCCAGACCGAGATTCGCCGGCGCGCAAGGGCGCTGGACGCGGCGGTCGCCGGGCTGCCGTCGCCGCCACAACTCATTATCTCCAATCTGCCCAAAACCGACCGTATCGTCGCCGCGTCATCGCTCGGGACACGGGCATGGTACTGCCTGCACGGCGCCGTTGCCAAAACCCAATTGGAACGCAGGAGCGGACTGGCTCGAATCCTGAAAAAGCATCAACTCAAGAACACATATGGCAATAACAAGCTGATTGCCGTCGGGCGAGGTGTAGCCCGTGACATTCTGGAAAGCGGAGGGATACAGCCGGCAAAGCTGGAGATTATCGATAATCCCGTCGATCTTCCCACCGTACGGCAGCTCGCTATGGAGCCGTGCCCAATGGACGGGGAGCGCTTCATCGTGCACGTCGGCCGATTCCATCCGGTCAAACGCCATGACAGGCTTCTTGAGGCCTTTGCCAGCGCGAACTATCCCGGAAAGCTCGTGCTTGTGGGCAAAGGCAGCCATGAGGAAACGGCAGATCTCAAACAACGCGCTCTAGCCCTCGGTATCTCGCCACGCGTGGTTCTTGCCGGATTTCAGTCAAACCCCTACCCGTGGATGCGCGCGGCGGAGGCACTGGTACTCAGTTCAGATCATGAAGGATTCGGACTGGTGCTGGTTGAAGCAATGGCCTGCGGAACACCAGTCGTTTCAACGCGCTACCACCCTGACGGGCCGAACGATATTCTGCAAGGTGAACTCGCCCGCTGGATCGTCGAGCCGTCCTGCGGCGATTTGGCTCGCGCCATCGACGAAGTTACCACCGTACCGCCAGCCATTCCCGAGGCACTCTTGAGGCGCTTCTCTGTCGAGAGTATCGTCGATCGTTATTTGGCCCTCGCAAACGGGCAATCCAAGGCTGCATCATGA
- the rfaQ gene encoding putative lipopolysaccharide heptosyltransferase III, producing MTDLAPPKRILVIKLRHHGDILLCTPVARVLKMRYPHAQIDFLVYRETIPIVSRNTDIDRVWGLDRGLKGAAKLCHLLSLYRRMAGRRYDWVIHLSDQWNGALLARLLARQEAVGFDYPKRRGNRWASLFSRLAPLAPSNTIHTVEQNLLALETLGITAAPADKRCVMAIDQRDRDTVGRQLEALGVTGPYILIHPASRWFFKCWEDDRFASVIQSLADDGHTIIMTAAPVREELALVDAILRRVRSPRVHSLAGQLSLTELAAAIEGAGLFIGVDSVPMHMAAALDRDIVALFGPSKINEWHPWMARHALIHAADYGPLIDPDAVDTSTTERYLRAIPVEPVLDAARGFLAGERP from the coding sequence TTGACTGACCTCGCCCCACCCAAACGCATTCTGGTGATCAAGTTGCGACACCATGGAGACATCCTTCTGTGCACGCCTGTCGCGCGGGTTCTCAAAATGCGCTATCCGCATGCGCAGATCGATTTTCTGGTTTACCGGGAAACCATACCCATCGTATCGCGCAACACGGACATCGACCGGGTATGGGGTCTGGATCGCGGCCTCAAGGGCGCGGCAAAACTCTGCCACCTCCTTTCCCTGTATCGCCGGATGGCCGGTCGGCGCTACGATTGGGTGATTCACCTGTCCGACCAATGGAACGGCGCACTGCTGGCCAGATTGCTGGCCCGCCAGGAGGCGGTGGGATTCGATTACCCCAAGCGCCGCGGAAACCGCTGGGCGTCCCTGTTCAGCCGCCTCGCTCCGCTGGCTCCCAGCAATACCATTCACACGGTCGAACAGAACCTGCTCGCACTGGAAACGCTTGGCATCACCGCCGCACCCGCCGATAAACGTTGCGTGATGGCGATCGATCAACGCGATCGCGATACAGTCGGCAGGCAGCTCGAAGCACTCGGGGTGACCGGGCCTTATATCCTCATCCATCCTGCCTCCCGGTGGTTTTTCAAATGCTGGGAAGACGACCGCTTTGCCAGCGTGATCCAGTCGCTGGCCGATGATGGTCACACAATCATCATGACCGCCGCCCCCGTCAGGGAAGAGCTCGCTTTGGTGGATGCCATCCTGCGGCGCGTACGATCGCCACGCGTGCATTCGCTGGCAGGCCAACTGAGTCTGACGGAACTTGCCGCGGCGATCGAAGGCGCCGGACTGTTCATCGGCGTCGATTCGGTGCCGATGCACATGGCCGCCGCTCTGGACCGCGATATCGTCGCGCTGTTCGGTCCCAGTAAAATCAACGAATGGCACCCCTGGATGGCCCGGCATGCGCTGATCCACGCAGCGGATTACGGCCCGCTGATCGATCCGGACGCGGTGGACACGTCGACCACGGAACGCTACCTCCGGGCAATACCAGTCGAGCCGGTGCTTGACGCCGCGAGGGGTTTCCTGGCCGGAGAGCGCCCATGA
- a CDS encoding type IV pilus assembly protein FimV — protein MMTSMISGLGCLAALLLCRKVWRSVSYTKPRDRGIDPIGEAEVFLAYGKTKEAVRVLRDALADEPDNLAAKVTLLRAYSSDRDVKAYSQLATDVHPRLQGQNVWKTIQKNGRDMDPMNPLFNT, from the coding sequence ATGATGACAAGCATGATCAGCGGACTGGGCTGCCTGGCCGCCTTGTTACTGTGTCGAAAGGTCTGGCGCTCGGTCTCCTACACCAAGCCGCGGGACAGGGGAATCGACCCGATCGGGGAGGCCGAGGTTTTCCTGGCCTACGGGAAAACCAAGGAGGCCGTCCGCGTGCTGCGCGATGCGCTGGCGGACGAACCGGACAATCTGGCCGCCAAGGTCACCCTGCTCCGGGCCTACTCCTCGGACCGTGACGTCAAGGCTTATTCGCAACTGGCGACGGATGTTCACCCGAGACTGCAGGGGCAGAATGTCTGGAAAACCATCCAGAAAAACGGACGGGACATGGATCCGATGAATCCCCTGTTCAACACCTGA
- the aroB gene encoding 3-dehydroquinate synthase codes for MQTLDLALPDTRYPIHIGRDLLKRVDLILPHLPVPQVAIVTNTTVAPLYLATLQNALENAGIACIPVILPDGEEHKTWVSLNRIFDALLEARAERKITLIALGGGVIGDMTGFAAACYQRGANFIQIPTTLLAQVDSSVGGKTAINHPLGKNMIGAFYQPRMVLADLSLLETLPDREISAGLAEVIKYALLGDDAFFAWLEEHIDALRGREHDALLYAVRRSIEMKAEIVAEDEREQGRRALLNLGHTFGHAIEAGLGFGAWLHGEAVAAGMVLAAELSREYGWLSQQDCNRIGYLIENAGLPVHAPDLGVANWKSLMSHDKKVEQGAIRFVLLERLGRAVLKGDVDDRTLDRVLTGDRVRPCAG; via the coding sequence ATGCAGACACTCGACCTCGCGTTGCCGGACACCCGTTACCCCATTCATATCGGCCGGGATCTCCTTAAGCGGGTCGACCTGATCCTGCCCCACCTTCCCGTTCCCCAGGTCGCCATCGTCACCAATACCACCGTGGCGCCCCTCTACCTCGCCACGTTGCAAAACGCGCTGGAGAACGCCGGCATCGCCTGCATCCCGGTGATCCTTCCCGATGGCGAGGAGCACAAGACCTGGGTGTCGCTGAACCGGATTTTCGATGCGCTGCTCGAAGCCCGCGCCGAGCGCAAGATCACGCTGATCGCGCTGGGCGGAGGAGTGATCGGCGACATGACGGGCTTTGCCGCCGCCTGTTATCAGCGCGGAGCCAATTTCATCCAGATTCCGACCACCCTGCTCGCCCAGGTCGACTCATCGGTCGGCGGCAAGACCGCGATCAATCACCCGCTGGGCAAGAACATGATCGGCGCGTTTTATCAGCCGCGCATGGTGCTTGCCGACCTTTCCCTGCTGGAAACCCTGCCCGACAGGGAGATCTCGGCGGGGCTGGCCGAAGTGATCAAATACGCGCTGCTGGGCGACGACGCCTTCTTCGCCTGGCTGGAAGAGCATATCGACGCATTGCGCGGACGCGAACACGATGCGCTCCTTTATGCGGTACGCCGCTCCATCGAGATGAAGGCGGAAATCGTCGCCGAAGACGAAAGGGAACAGGGACGCCGCGCACTGCTCAACCTTGGCCACACATTCGGTCACGCCATCGAGGCGGGGCTGGGCTTCGGAGCCTGGCTGCACGGCGAAGCCGTTGCTGCCGGCATGGTGCTGGCCGCCGAACTGTCACGGGAGTATGGATGGCTTTCGCAACAGGATTGCAACCGGATTGGATATTTGATCGAAAATGCGGGGTTGCCAGTACACGCGCCCGACTTGGGTGTGGCAAACTGGAAGTCACTGATGAGCCACGACAAAAAAGTGGAACAGGGCGCTATCCGTTTTGTCCTTCTCGAACGGCTGGGACGCGCGGTACTGAAAGGGGATGTGGACGATCGCACGCTGGACAGGGTACTGACCGGCGATCGCGTTCGTCCATGTGCAGGCTGA
- a CDS encoding shikimate kinase — protein sequence MPVMDNLAGNLFLVGLMGAGKTTVGRALARRTGRTFYDSDHEIETRCGVRVATIFDIEGEQRFRDRESSVIADLVGLDNIVLATGGGAVLRPANRELLKTHGKVIYLRANIDDLLSRTLHDRNRPLLRTADPRAKLESLYRERDPLYREIADLVVDTTQQNVNLLVAELEHLLRSPTPPRN from the coding sequence ATGCCTGTCATGGATAATTTGGCAGGCAACCTCTTTCTGGTCGGTCTGATGGGCGCCGGCAAGACCACCGTGGGCCGGGCGCTGGCACGGAGAACCGGCAGGACCTTCTACGACTCGGATCATGAAATCGAGACGCGTTGCGGGGTTCGCGTTGCCACGATCTTCGATATCGAAGGCGAACAACGGTTCCGGGACAGGGAAAGCTCGGTGATCGCCGATCTTGTCGGACTCGACAACATCGTTCTGGCGACCGGCGGCGGGGCGGTGCTGCGGCCCGCCAACCGGGAACTGCTCAAAACGCACGGCAAGGTCATCTACCTGCGCGCCAACATCGATGACTTGCTGTCCCGCACCCTCCATGACCGGAACCGCCCCCTGCTGCGCACCGCCGACCCCAGAGCAAAGCTGGAAAGCCTGTACCGGGAGCGCGACCCGCTCTACCGCGAAATCGCCGATCTCGTCGTCGATACCACCCAGCAAAACGTCAACCTGCTGGTCGCGGAACTCGAACACCTGCTCCGATCCCCCACCCCCCCCAGGAACTGA
- a CDS encoding type IV pilus secretin PilQ, with the protein MRHRQGYLLTALAIFIGHWPCHAMAALTGMALSRSSQGEEILTLTFDSPPGDTRAFMVDQPPRLNLDLGQHRLTLPKEALELAGELVGSLSAVEVEGRSRLVVNLARQASWRTRAEGNTLELVLGEGSKIAAPVRAEETPFALDFARGAAGEGRIELTLPAGNVVTDIHRNGAILVVGLPGQRFPAGRERRVDVTDFATPVRRIETRNQGKKAKLLVTLDPNAQFTSWQADGKLTIQVVKPGLNTPAQAPATPAARPKAAASRADRLSLNFQNIDVRNLLQVIAEFSGMNIVVSDTVTGSVTLRLKDVPWEEALDLVLQSRDLDQRRMGNIIRVAPREELANHDRQMLESRQQLGNLAPLQSDTFVLRYRSAEDFRKILDDRSLGGSKGGTVLSERGSVLLDPKTNTLIVNDTREVIDKIRGLIRKTDIPVRQVLIEARIVEATDNFSRDLGVKLSFARYSKDMLLGSTLNDDGTLKMPGIGVNLPIKTPYNSVAALFRAGASAVIGLELQAMQAEDKGKVISSPHVLTSDRTEARIEEGQEIPYQSDTGSGTSISTKVEFKKAVLSLKVTPQISPDNTVLMNIDLSKDSANFSQLVQGTPSINTKKITTQVLIENGGTVVIGGIYVEEQSDLQQKVPLLGDIPGIGALFRSKQAANKRRELLVFITPKIIADLLPPTP; encoded by the coding sequence ATGAGACACCGCCAAGGATATCTCCTTACCGCGCTCGCCATTTTCATCGGCCACTGGCCCTGCCACGCCATGGCCGCCCTGACAGGCATGGCACTCTCCCGCTCTTCGCAAGGGGAAGAGATTCTGACCCTGACGTTCGACTCCCCGCCGGGCGACACCCGCGCCTTCATGGTCGATCAACCTCCGCGCCTGAACCTCGATCTTGGCCAGCACCGGCTTACCTTGCCCAAGGAGGCGCTGGAACTGGCAGGAGAGCTGGTTGGCTCGCTGTCGGCCGTCGAGGTTGAGGGCCGTTCACGGCTGGTCGTCAATCTTGCGCGCCAGGCCTCATGGCGCACCCGGGCGGAAGGCAACACGCTTGAGCTCGTGCTGGGCGAAGGCAGCAAGATCGCAGCGCCGGTCCGGGCGGAGGAGACGCCTTTCGCGCTCGACTTCGCCCGGGGCGCGGCCGGCGAGGGGCGTATCGAGCTGACGCTTCCCGCCGGCAATGTCGTGACGGATATCCACCGCAATGGCGCCATCCTCGTCGTGGGACTACCGGGCCAGCGTTTCCCGGCGGGGCGCGAGCGACGCGTGGACGTGACCGATTTCGCCACTCCGGTGAGACGTATCGAGACCCGCAACCAGGGTAAAAAGGCCAAGCTGCTGGTCACGCTCGATCCCAATGCGCAATTCACCAGCTGGCAGGCGGACGGCAAGCTGACGATCCAGGTCGTCAAGCCGGGGCTGAACACCCCCGCGCAGGCGCCCGCGACTCCAGCGGCGCGCCCGAAGGCCGCCGCCTCCCGTGCTGACCGGCTGTCGCTTAATTTCCAGAACATCGATGTGCGCAATCTGCTCCAGGTCATCGCGGAGTTCTCCGGGATGAACATCGTGGTCAGCGACACGGTGACGGGTTCGGTCACGCTCAGGCTCAAGGATGTGCCGTGGGAAGAGGCCCTGGATCTGGTTCTGCAAAGTCGCGACCTGGATCAACGCCGCATGGGCAATATCATTCGCGTCGCGCCGCGCGAGGAATTGGCCAACCATGACCGGCAGATGCTGGAGAGCCGGCAACAACTCGGCAATCTCGCGCCCTTGCAATCCGACACCTTTGTGCTGCGCTACCGTTCGGCGGAGGATTTCCGGAAAATCCTCGACGACCGCTCGCTCGGCGGCAGTAAGGGCGGCACCGTGCTGTCGGAGCGTGGCAGCGTGCTGCTCGACCCCAAAACCAACACACTGATCGTCAACGATACCCGTGAGGTCATCGACAAGATCCGCGGGCTGATCCGCAAGACCGACATACCGGTGCGCCAGGTTCTGATCGAAGCGCGCATCGTGGAAGCGACCGACAATTTCAGCCGGGATCTGGGGGTGAAGCTGAGTTTTGCCCGCTACAGTAAAGACATGCTGTTAGGTAGCACGCTTAATGATGATGGGACGCTGAAAATGCCCGGCATTGGCGTGAACCTGCCGATCAAGACCCCCTACAACTCGGTGGCGGCCCTGTTCCGCGCCGGGGCGAGCGCGGTGATCGGACTCGAGTTGCAGGCGATGCAGGCGGAAGACAAGGGCAAGGTCATTTCCAGTCCGCACGTGCTCACTTCGGACCGGACCGAGGCCCGCATCGAGGAGGGCCAGGAAATCCCCTACCAGTCCGATACCGGCAGCGGAACCAGCATCTCGACCAAGGTCGAGTTCAAAAAGGCGGTGCTGAGCCTCAAGGTCACCCCACAGATCTCCCCGGACAACACGGTCCTGATGAACATCGATCTGTCCAAGGACTCGGCCAATTTCAGCCAGCTCGTGCAGGGTACCCCCTCCATCAATACCAAGAAAATCACCACCCAGGTGCTGATCGAGAACGGGGGGACGGTGGTCATCGGCGGTATCTATGTCGAAGAGCAGAGCGACCTTCAGCAGAAAGTCCCCCTCCTCGGCGACATCCCGGGCATCGGCGCCCTGTTCCGCAGCAAGCAGGCGGCGAACAAGCGCCGGGAATTGCTGGTTTTCATTACGCCGAAGATCATCGCCGACCTGCTTCCGCCCACCCCCTGA
- a CDS encoding pilus assembly protein PilP, producing MRHLLLVTLLLTLAGCGGSPDDLDEWMDHARRTTRGKVAPLPSITQHVAYEITPELLQDPFEPARLSQFSYLNLPSDADSARPRELLENYELDKLEMVGTLTRGGKREALVRTPDGIVQRVAPGNHIGTRFGRIQNVREDGMDIREMLRGTDGTWTQRITTLALREPEPKR from the coding sequence ATGAGACACCTCCTGCTCGTCACCCTGCTCCTGACACTCGCCGGATGCGGCGGCTCGCCAGACGACCTCGACGAATGGATGGATCATGCCCGGCGCACCACGCGCGGCAAGGTCGCGCCACTACCCAGTATCACGCAGCACGTCGCGTACGAGATCACGCCAGAGCTGCTGCAAGACCCGTTCGAGCCTGCCCGGCTGTCACAGTTCTCGTACCTTAATCTGCCGTCAGACGCCGATAGCGCCCGGCCGCGCGAGCTGCTGGAAAATTACGAACTCGACAAACTGGAAATGGTCGGCACGCTGACTCGTGGCGGCAAGCGCGAAGCGCTGGTCCGCACGCCGGACGGCATCGTGCAACGCGTCGCGCCGGGCAATCATATCGGCACCCGCTTCGGACGCATCCAGAACGTGCGGGAAGACGGCATGGACATCCGGGAAATGCTGCGGGGAACCGACGGCACCTGGACACAACGCATTACGACATTGGCCCTGAGAGAACCGGAACCCAAACGATGA
- a CDS encoding type 4a pilus biogenesis protein PilO: MTLDELRQLDLRTMADWPVRRQCFVAALLGTLVLAGGYTFLLDGPLARLDDARRQETELRQTYIEKLRAVHSLAEQERQLRSVEGALAQLIRQLPTRSNIASLLADINQAGAGRDVRFELFRPEPEVIRGDLAEVPISLRVTGTYRNVVAFTADMAKLPRIVTLSELTLAPGKSGRMTLQAKLRTFRALEADEQAARTVTKPLATGRKTP, translated from the coding sequence ATGACACTCGACGAACTCAGGCAACTGGATCTGCGTACCATGGCCGACTGGCCGGTGCGGCGGCAATGTTTCGTCGCCGCGCTGCTGGGCACGCTGGTTCTGGCGGGGGGCTACACATTTCTGCTCGATGGGCCGCTCGCCCGGCTGGACGACGCGCGCAGGCAGGAAACCGAGCTGCGACAGACCTATATAGAGAAGCTGCGCGCCGTCCACAGCCTGGCGGAACAGGAACGACAACTGCGCTCGGTGGAAGGGGCGCTCGCGCAACTGATTCGTCAATTGCCGACCCGCTCCAATATCGCGTCGCTTCTGGCCGACATCAATCAGGCCGGCGCGGGGCGCGACGTGCGTTTCGAATTGTTCCGTCCGGAACCGGAAGTCATCAGGGGCGATCTGGCCGAAGTGCCGATTTCCCTTCGCGTCACAGGCACCTACCGGAACGTGGTCGCATTCACCGCCGACATGGCGAAATTGCCGCGTATCGTCACGCTGAGCGAACTGACCCTCGCTCCGGGGAAATCCGGTCGTATGACGCTGCAGGCGAAACTGCGGACCTTCAGGGCTCTGGAAGCCGATGAACAGGCGGCGCGGACCGTCACCAAACCACTGGCCACCGGCAGAAAAACGCCATGA
- a CDS encoding PilN domain-containing protein, producing MIRINLLPYRERLREGHRRRFRLLLILAVLVSAALLALAAVAIDAAIRDQGARNGKLEDAINTLNGTLRRAASLNREKQTLIERQQLVEKLQAGRNDAVRLLEQFSLLTPPGVYLKEIKPSQDGQRIIVTGMAQSAERVSAYLILLGQGPMLSDPQLDYLRDPADAASRGSEFSLSVKASQAPTRHAASEGARQ from the coding sequence GTGATCCGGATAAACCTCCTCCCCTACCGCGAACGGCTTCGCGAAGGCCACCGACGTCGATTCCGGCTGCTCCTGATCCTCGCCGTGCTCGTTTCGGCCGCCTTGCTCGCCCTCGCCGCCGTGGCGATCGACGCCGCTATCCGCGACCAGGGGGCCAGGAACGGCAAGCTTGAAGACGCCATCAATACGCTCAACGGCACCTTGCGCCGCGCCGCTTCCCTCAATCGGGAAAAACAGACCCTGATCGAGCGCCAGCAACTGGTGGAAAAACTGCAGGCCGGACGCAACGACGCCGTGCGGCTGCTCGAGCAGTTCTCCCTGCTCACCCCGCCGGGCGTCTACCTGAAGGAAATCAAACCGTCACAGGACGGTCAGCGCATCATCGTCACCGGAATGGCCCAGTCCGCGGAGCGGGTGTCGGCCTATCTGATCCTCTTGGGACAAGGACCGATGCTGAGCGACCCGCAGCTGGATTATCTGCGCGATCCGGCCGACGCCGCTTCGCGCGGCAGCGAATTTTCCCTGTCGGTAAAAGCGTCGCAGGCACCGACTCGCCATGCAGCCTCGGAAGGAGCCCGTCAATGA
- the pilM gene encoding type IV pilus assembly protein PilM encodes MLAEFFEKSAGWLQRAGLRHAAAQPLIGVDIGSSSVKLVELSRTGRAIRLDRYRIEPLPAGAVEEGAFHDIEAIAEAIASAWQALGTSTRETALAIPTAMAIYKKVSIPASDADVLEERVRNEAAGLIPFPIDEVNLDFQVLGAAQGNLDDLEVMLCAARRERVEERVAAVELAGLSARVVDVECFASMTALEQIRLQMPDQGLDQTFALFEIGASRIHCSVVRNGEQLHYRDLTFGGQQLTRDIQRRLGVETTRSGLPGGVEAELIHPFIDTLAMEVQRALQFFYTMVSQNRYGRIDYILLAGGSSLLPGLDDAVALRTQISTMLANPFATMIQGRDVAIKDLLADAPSLLVATGLALRRFDL; translated from the coding sequence ATGTTAGCCGAATTTTTTGAGAAAAGTGCCGGCTGGCTGCAACGGGCCGGCTTGCGGCATGCCGCGGCCCAGCCGCTGATCGGAGTGGATATCGGTTCCTCCTCGGTCAAGCTGGTCGAACTGTCACGCACCGGCAGGGCCATACGGCTCGACCGCTACCGTATCGAACCCTTGCCGGCAGGCGCCGTCGAGGAAGGCGCCTTCCATGACATCGAGGCCATCGCCGAAGCCATCGCCAGCGCCTGGCAGGCGCTTGGCACCTCCACCCGGGAGACCGCCTTGGCGATCCCCACCGCCATGGCCATTTACAAAAAGGTGTCGATCCCGGCCAGCGATGCGGATGTTCTCGAAGAACGGGTACGCAACGAGGCGGCCGGCCTGATCCCCTTTCCCATCGACGAAGTCAACCTGGATTTTCAGGTGCTGGGCGCCGCGCAGGGCAATCTGGACGACCTGGAAGTGATGCTGTGCGCGGCCCGCCGGGAGCGGGTCGAGGAGCGCGTCGCCGCGGTCGAGCTCGCGGGTCTGTCGGCGCGCGTCGTCGATGTCGAGTGCTTCGCGTCGATGACCGCGCTCGAGCAGATCCGCCTGCAGATGCCCGATCAGGGGCTCGACCAGACGTTCGCCCTGTTCGAGATCGGGGCTTCGCGCATTCATTGCAGCGTGGTACGCAACGGCGAACAGCTCCATTACCGCGATCTGACTTTTGGCGGGCAGCAACTGACGCGCGACATCCAGCGCCGGCTGGGCGTGGAGACAACGCGTAGCGGCCTGCCCGGAGGCGTCGAGGCCGAGTTGATCCACCCGTTCATCGACACCCTGGCGATGGAGGTGCAGCGCGCACTGCAGTTCTTCTACACCATGGTCAGCCAGAACCGTTACGGACGGATCGACTACATCCTGCTCGCCGGCGGCAGCAGCCTGCTGCCCGGACTCGACGATGCGGTCGCGCTTCGTACCCAGATCAGCACCATGCTCGCCAATCCGTTCGCCACCATGATCCAGGGGCGTGACGTCGCCATCAAGGATCTGCTGGCCGATGCGCCCTCGCTGCTGGTCGCCACCGGCCTTGCCCTCAGGAGGTTCGACCTGTGA